Part of the Selenomonadales bacterium genome is shown below.
GTGCAATAATGGGCGACTTGCGATCGAGGCCTGCTTCGATACAAGTCGTAAAAAGCTGTTCTGCCGTAGCAAAGGCCTTGCTTTTCTCCCCTGCTTCTATAATTGCCGTATATGGTATAAAGCCTGATTCTTTCAAGCTGTTTATTATCGTATCAAGATAAAGAGGAGCAACATTCGTATCGGAAATGATGAGCGTCTTACGGCTGAACGAAAATATGTTCATATTTTCGCCGATCGTATGCAAAATATTGCTTCCGATATGGATAGAATAGCTTCGTTCGCCAAGCGAAACACGAACTTCGTTCATTTCAGCTCACCTCGTCTTAATAAATAGCCGATAATTCTACGTGTAACGTCATGAAGCTCATTACCGGACGTATCAAGGATCAGATCGGCCACATTATAAAATGGTTTTCTCTCTTCCATCAACTTATGGATAAATTCATCGCGGTCGGGGCGATTGAGAAGCGGTCTGTTTTTCTTACGGCTGACACGCTCAATGATAACTTCAGGAGAAGCCGTCAGCGTAATCAGAATACCGTTTTTTCGAAGTGCATCAACATTCGCTTTTCTGAGAACACTGCCGCCGCCTGTTGAAATGATAGCACCTTCCATGCGACTGACTTCCGCGATCGTATCTTGTTCGATCTTGCGAAATCCTTCTTCACCGCATTCAGCAAAGATTTCGGGAATCTTTTTACCATGATCTTTTTCTATTTTATGGTCGGTATCAATGAACGGTCGTTGCAGACGCTTGCTGAGTATTCTGCCGACACTGCTTTTGCCCGATCCCATAAATCCTAACAATACGATATTCTTCATATTATGCCTGCTTTATTCTATCTTCATAATGTTTGACTGCTGCCAGAAAATCGACCATGCAATCTCCGCCGAATTTTTCAATAACTGCTTCTGTCATAACGATCGCCATCATTGCTTCACCGACGACTGACGCTGCCGAAACAGCGCATACATCGCTTCGTTCGCGACATGCTTTGACTGCTTCGTGCGTATGAACATCGACCGATGAAAGCGGCTGCATCAGCGTAGGAATCGGTTTCATGACAGCTTTGACGATGATATCCTCACCGTTTGTCATACCGCCTTCCAGACCGCCTGCTCGATTGCTCGTGCGGTAATATCCGCGACCTTCTTCGTAGAACAGTTCGTCATGTGCTTGACTACCGGGAAGATTGCCGTACTCGAATCCGACACCGATCTCTACCCCTTTGATTGCTTGGATAGACATCATAGCCGCGGCGATCTTTGCATCGAGTTTGCGATCCCATTGTGTATGACTACCGAGGCCGATCATACTGCCGCGAACGATCACTTCGAATACTCCGCCAAGTGTATCACCTGCTTGTTTTGCTTCGTCGATAGCTTGTTTCATTTTTGCTTCTACTGCTTCGTTT
Proteins encoded:
- a CDS encoding shikimate kinase → MKNIVLLGFMGSGKSSVGRILSKRLQRPFIDTDHKIEKDHGKKIPEIFAECGEEGFRKIEQDTIAEVSRMEGAIISTGGGSVLRKANVDALRKNGILITLTASPEVIIERVSRKKNRPLLNRPDRDEFIHKLMEERKPFYNVADLILDTSGNELHDVTRRIIGYLLRRGELK
- the aroC gene encoding chorismate synthase, whose protein sequence is MKMFRFLTTGESHGQCLTAIVEGLPAGLKVNVDKINEELAKRQQGYGRGGRMKIETDRVDILSGVRFGETMGDPITLRIQNKDWENWTDRMSVSGAPAGTPVTAARPGHADLSGILKYDRTDIRDILERASARETAARVAVGALCKQFLESCGITLAAHVTNIGGVKMTDTDTPDWDYYRTSEMRCTNEAVEAKMKQAIDEAKQAGDTLGGVFEVIVRGSMIGLGSHTQWDRKLDAKIAAAMMSIQAIKGVEIGVGFEYGNLPGSQAHDELFYEEGRGYYRTSNRAGGLEGGMTNGEDIIVKAVMKPIPTLMQPLSSVDVHTHEAVKACRERSDVCAVSAASVVGEAMMAIVMTEAVIEKFGGDCMVDFLAAVKHYEDRIKQA